The nucleotide window AAACCATGAATATGTGCAAACAAACAAACATCAGATATATCCCGTGAACAGCTTACAACATCACGTGCTACAGCAGCATCAATTCCAACTGCTAATGCCTCTTGTTTTATTATATTAGCTTGACAGGGTCTTAAATTCTTAATTCTTATATTAAAGGGTAAGCCTTTATTTATTAGATACTCTGCATAAGGATCTACACCGACTCGCTTTATTTCATTTCTCAATCTATTTTTGGTTGCATATAATGGTTTTATCATCTGTGTTTTCTTTCTTTGAGTTCTCTATAAACTCATCTATCTGTTTACCATCTAT belongs to Deferribacterota bacterium and includes:
- a CDS encoding dihydropteroate synthase is translated as MRNEIKRVGVDPYAEYLINKGLPFNIRIKNLRPCQANIIKQEALAVGIDAAVARDVVSCSRDISDVCLFAHIHG